ACCGTCGCCGTCTCGCTGCTGTTCCAGCGGATGTTCCAGCTGACCCCGCAGCCCGGCCCCGCGAACGCGGTGCTGCAGGCCTTCGGCGGCACCGGCACCGACTTCCTCGGCCACGCCGACAGCGCCTTCTGGGTGCTGATCATCATGGACATCTGGCGCTCGATGGGCTTCTACGCCGTGCTGCTGTTCGCCGGCCTGGTCGACATCCCCGACGAGATCATCGAGTCGGCGCGCCTCGACGGCGCCGGCGGCTGGTCGCTCGTGCGCCGCATCATCCTGCCGCTGTCGGCCCCGGTGCTGCTCTCGAGCGTGATCTTCTCGATCAACGGCACCTTGAAGGTGTTCGACTCCGTCGTCGCGCTGACGAACGGAGGCCCCGGCAACGCCACGACACCGCTCACCCTGTACATGTTCCAGACCGCGTTCACGTACGGCGACTACGGATACGGCTCCACCATCGCGCTGATGCTGACCATCCTGTGCCTGATCGTCACCGTGTTCATCTTCCGCGGCTCCCGGCGCGACCTCACGAAAGCCTGACCCATGACCGCTGTGACCGACGAGCTCGACCGCGACGTCACCTTCAAGCGCCCGACCGAGGAGCGCAAGGGAGGCGCGGGCCGCTTCCTGCGCAGGCTGCCGATGAACATCGTCATCGTGCTGCTGCTGATCATCGAGATCTACCCGCTGATCTGGATCCTGCTCGGCTCCTTCAAGACCCAGGACGAGTTCCTCAACGACCCGTTCTGGACCCTGCCGAGCAGCTGGGACCTCGCCAACTACGCCAGCGCCTTCACCACCGGCAACCTCGGCCGCTACATCCTCAACAGCGTGCTGACGGTGTTCCCGGCGCTGTTCATCACCCTCGCGATCGGCGTGGCCGCGGCCTTCGCGCTCGAGATCCTGGTGTGGAAGGGCCGCGGCACCATCCTGCTGCTGTTCCTCGCCGGCATCATGGTCCCCGGCCAGATGGTGCTGCTGCCGCTGTTCTCGATCTACTTCAACCTGCAGCTGACCGGGACGCTGTGGCCGCTGATCATCACGTACACGGCGTCGGGCCTCCCGCTCACCGTGTTCATGGTCGCGACCTATTTCCGGGCGGTGCCGCGCGAGATGTTCGAGGCCGCCACCCTCGACGGCGCGGGGGTCTTCCGGCAGTTCTGGTCGATCGGCGTGCCGGTGGTGCGCAACGCGATCTTTACCGTCGGGCTCGTGCAGTTCTTCTTCCTCTGGAACGACCTGCTCATCGCCCTGACGTTCACGAACAGCGAGGACCTGCGCACCATCCAGGTCGGCCTCCTGAACTTCACCGGTCAGTACGGGCAGATCCAGTACGGCCCGCTGTTCGCGGCCATCTGCGTGAGCATCTTCGGCACGCTCCTGCTGTACCTCTTCCTCAACCAGCGGGTGATGAAGGGCCTGGCCGCCGGCTCCGTGAAGGGCTGAACGGGGTCAGGAGGCGCGGGTCGCCGTCGCCTCCGCCTCCTCCAGCTCCTCGCGGGCGGTCTCGCGCGGCGTCAGCTCGACGCGCGGGACCATGCCGGTGAAGCGGACGCGGAGGCCGCGGTACTTCACGAGGTAGAAGACGCCGACCAGCGCCGCGAGGAAGCCGCTCGCCGCCCCGACCCCCATCGCCCAGCGCGGCCCGAACGTGTCGGCGACCCAGCCGACGATCGGGGCGCCGACCGGGGTGCCGCCCATGAAGATGGCCATGTAGATCGCCATGACGCGGCCGCGGAGCACGGGGTCGGTCGTCATCTGCACGGTCCCGTTCGCCGTCGTCATCAACGTCTGCGACGAGACGCCGATCGCGATGAGAGCGAGCGCGAACAGCCAGAAGGTCGGCATCACGGCCGCCAGCGCGCAGCCCGCTCCGAAGAACGCGGCCCCGGCGAACAGCAGGGCGACCCGCGGCCGCTCCCTCCGCGCCGACAACAGGGCGCCGACCACCGAGCCGATCGCCATGATCGACGAGAGCACGCCGTACTCGCCCGCGCCCTGGTGGAAGACGCTGACCGACATGGTCGAGATGAAGATCGGGAAGTTGAGGCCGAACGTCCCGATCAGGAACACCATGATCAGGATCACGACGATGTCGGGGCGGTGCCGCACGTAGCGGAAGCCGTCGACCAGGCTGCCGCGACTGCGCGACGCCCGCTCGTTGCGGTAGAGCTTGTCGCGGCGCAGGGTCATCAGCGAGATCAGCACGGCCGCGAAGGTCGCCGCGTTGATCAGGAACACCCAGCCCGCGCCGACGGCCGCCGTGAGCAGGCCGGCGACCGCGGGGCCGAGGAGGCGTGCGGCGTTGAAGGAGGCGGAGTTCAGCGCGACCGCGTTCGACAGGTTCGGCCCCGCCACCAGCTCCGACACGAACGTCTGCCGGGCGGGCGCGTCGAAGGCCGCCACCGCGCCGAGCAGCAGCGCGAAGACGTACACGTGCCACAGCTGCACGACTCCGGTCACGGTCAGGAGGCCGAGCCCGAGCCCCAGCAGCCCCATCGCGCCCTGCGTCGCCATCAGCAGCTTGCGGCGGTCGAGCCGATCGGCGGCCCAGCCGGTGACGGGGAGGAGCAGCAGCTGCGGCCCGAACTGCAGCGCCATCACGAAGCCGACGGCGGCGGCGTTGTTGTCGGTGAGCTGGGTGAGGACGATCCAGTCCTGCGCCGTGCGCTGCATCCACGTCCCGACGTTGGAGACCAGCGCCCCGGCCGCCCAGATGCGGTAGTTGATCCCCGCGAGGGAGCGGAACATGGCACTCACGAGTCGGCGAGCTCCCGCATGATCGTGGCGGCCTCCGCCAGCGTCGCGCGCTGCTCGGCGGTGAGCGTGCGGAGGCGCTGGTGCAGCCAGGCGTCGCGGCGGCGGCGGGTCTCGCCGACGAGGGCGTGGCCGGCCTCGGTGGGCACGACGACGACCTTGCGCCCGTCGGCGGCGTCGGCGGTGCGGCGGACGTAGCCGGCGGCCTCCAGGTGGTTGACCGTGCGGTTCATCGACGGCGGCTTGACGCGCTCGTGCTCGCTGAGCGTGCCGAGCGTGCCGCCGCCCTCGCGGACGAGGAAGGCGAGGATCGAGGTCTGCGTGTCGCTGAGCTCGTCATCCTCCTTCTCGGCGCGCAGCCGGCGGGAGAGACGGGCCACGGCGATCCGCAGCGCGCTGCTGAGATCGAGGGAGGTGTTCCGTGTCGCCATATAGTTAGCCTAACAAATTAGCTGCGCTAAAGATTCCCCGCCGCGTCGCGAACGTACGCCAGAATGAGCCCGTGCGCGAGTTCCCCACCGACGACGGCGTCCGGATCTTCTTCACCCACCACCCTGCGCCGCAGCCGCGGGCCGCGGTGCAGCTCGCCCACGGGGTGGGGGAGCACGCCGGCCGCTACCTGCCCCTGATCGAGCACCTGGTCGCGAACGGCTTCACGGTCTACGCCGACGACCACCGCGGACACGGCCGCACGGGCATGACCCAGTGGAGCGACGACGCGACGAAGCTCGGGAGGCTGGGGCCGGGCGGGCTGCGCGCGGCCGTCGACGACCTCCACCGCTTCGGGCGGCTGATCCGCGAGGAGAACCCGGACCTCCCGCTCGTCCTCCTCGGGCACAGCTGGGGGTCGCTGATGGGGCAGATGCTCCTCAACCGCTACAGCGACGAGTACGACGCCGCCGTGCTGTCGGGGACCGCCTACCGGATGATCGGCTCGATGAACAGCGGCGACCTCAACAAGCGCTTCGCGCACCTGGGCACGACCGGCGCGGAGTGGCTGAGCCGCGACCCCGCCGTGGCGCAGGCCTTCGTGGACGATCCGCTGACCACGCTCGTGCCGCTGCAGAAGCTCTTCGGGCTGGTGGACGCCGCGCGGCTGCTGGGTCGGCCGGCGCGGAGCCTGGCCCGCGACCTCCCGCTGCTCATCCAGATCGGCTCGGACGACCCGCTGGGCGGCGAGGTGTCGGCGCGGCGGCTGGAGCGCGCCTACCGCGAGCGATCGGGCCTGACGGACGTGACGACCATCGTCTACGCGGGCGCCCGGCACGAGGTCTACAACGAGACGAACCGCGAGGAGGTCTTCGCCGACCTCACCGCCTGGCTCTCGGCGCGCATCCCCGCCCGCACCTAGCCGCCGAGTACGCGCGAATTCGGCCCGAAACCGTCGAGTACGCGGAGAATCTGCGTACTCGACGGTTGCCCGCCGCGCGGACTTAGGGTGGAGGCATGCATGGTGAGTACAAGGTCCCCGGGGGCAAGCTCGTCGTCGTCGATCTGGAGGTGGTCGACGGCCGCATCGCGCAGTTCCGGCTCGCGGGCGACTTCTTCCTCGAACCCGACTCCGCACTGGAGGCCATCGACCGCGCGGTGAACGGACTCCCCGCCGAGTCCGACTCGAAGGCGATCGCCGCCGCCGTCAAGGAGGCCCTGCCCGACGGCGCGATCCTGCTCGGCTTCTCGCCCGAGGCCGTCGCCGTCGCCATCCGCCGCGCGCTCGCGAAGGCGACGAGCTGGCGCGACTACGACTGGCAGATCGTGCACGCGAAGGCCGTCTCGCCGCAGCTGCACCTGGCGCTCGACGAGGTGCTCACCGCCGAGGTCGGCGAGGGGAGGCGCGGCCCGACCCTCCGCATCTGGGAGTGGGAGGAGCCGGCCGTGGTCATCGGCAGCTTCCAGTCGGTCAAGAACGAGGTCGACCCCGAGAACGCCGAGAAGTACGGCGTGCAGGTCGTGCGCCGCATCACCGGCGGCGGCGCGATGTTCATGGAGGCCGGCTCCGTCGTCACGTACTCGATCTACGCTCCGGCCGACCTCGTGCAGGGCATGAGCTTCGCCGACAGCTACGCGTACCTCGACGAGTGGGCGATCATCGCGCTGAAGTCGCTCGGCATCGACGCGGTCTACCAGCCGCTCAACGACATCGCGAGCCCGAGCGGCAAGATCGGCGGCGCCGCGCAGAAGCGCCTCGGCTCGGGCGCCGTGCTGCACCACGTCACCATGAGCTACGACATCGACGGCCAGAAGATGACGGAGGTGCTGCGCATCGGTCGCGAGAAGATCAGCGACAAGGGCATCACCTCCGCCGCCAAGCGCGTCGACCCGCTGCGCAGCCAGACCGGCCTCAGCCGTGCGGAGATCATCGAGCAGATGAAGCTGACCTTCCGCAACCTGTACGGCGCGACCGACGGCGACATCACCGACGCCGAGTACGAGGCCGCCGAGCGCCTCGTCGAGGAGAAGTTCGCGACGGACGCGTGGCTCTACCGCGTCCCGTAACCCCCGGTTCCTCAGCCGCCGAGTACTCAGAAAATCTCACGAAAACCGCCGAGTACGCAGACATTCTGCGTACTCGGCGGTTCGTCGTTTGCGCTGGGCCACGCAACATGCGCGGGGAGACGGGGTTGCGGAGGAGACTGAGAGGTCTGTTAGGTTAGGCGAGGCTTAGTTAGCTGAGCCTTACCTAACTATCGCTCGACCCCACCGAGGAGCGCCATGACCCGGACCCGATCCGCCCGCCGCCTGCTCGCCGTCGCGCTGGCCGGACTGCTCGCCGCCGCCGGCATCGCGGCCGTGCCGACCGCCGCCTTCGCCGCGGCGCCGACGACGACCGTCACGCCGGCGACCGGCCTCGACCCGGCGGGCGCCACGGTCACCGTCGGCGGCACCGGGTTCACCCCGACCGGAGGCGGCGTCTTCGGCGTCTACGTCGGCGTCGGCCCGAAGTCGGCGAAGGACAACGCCGACTGGTTCACCAACGCCGGCTACTACCAGGGCGTGAAGTGGGTCAGCTCGATCGGAGCGGACGGCGCCTTCAGCCAGGCGCTCACCGGCATCACGCAGGTCTTCACCTCCAACGGCCGTCAGGTCGACTGCTCGACCGAGGAGTGCGGCGTCTACACCTTCGCCGCCCACGGGTCGGCGGACCGCACCCAGGACACGTACGCGCCGATCGCGTTCGCGGCGCCGGCCGTCGAGCCCGCCGCCACGCAGCTCACGATCGCGAGCAGCGTCGCCACGGTGAAGGAGGGTGAGGGCGTCACCCTGAGCGCCACCGTCAGCCCCGCCGCGGCCGGCACGGTCACCTTCCTCGACGGAGCCGCTTCGCTCGGCGACGTGCCCGTGAACGGCGCGTTCGCGTCGCTGACGACGACGCTGGCCGCCGGCTCGCACACGATCACCGCCTCCTTCGCTCCGGCCGACCCGGCCGCCTTCGCGCCGTCGACCTCGTCGGCCGTCACCGTGGAGGTCACCGCCGCCCCGCAGCAGCCGGCGACGCCCACGGTCAGCGTCTCTCCCTCCACCGGCATCGACCCCGCCGCGGGAACCGTGACCGTCACCGGCTCGGGCTTCTCGACCGGCGGGCCCGGCTTCTACATCGGCGTCGGCCCGAAGTCGGCCAAGAACAACGCCGACTGGTTCGTGAAGGCGTCGTACTACCAGGGCGTCAAGTGGGCCACCGTCGCGGGCACCTACGGCGCGAAGATCAACGCGGACGGCACCATCTCGATCGCGCTCGCGAACCTCAAGCAGGTGTTCACCTCGGGCGGCGCCACGGTCGACTGCGCCGCCGAGGAGTGCGGCGTCTACACGTTCGCCGCGCACGGCTCGGCCGACCGCTCGCAGGACACCTAC
The sequence above is a segment of the Leifsonia williamsii genome. Coding sequences within it:
- a CDS encoding carbohydrate ABC transporter permease, giving the protein MNSVLGSRRTALLLVGPALLVYTAITLVPIFWSFGYTFFSGGLISGFTFAGLKNFQTFFTDPNAWNALGFTLKYAIIVTIGQVAIGYLLALLYVFFLRRASSFVRTVVFFPVVLPTVAVSLLFQRMFQLTPQPGPANAVLQAFGGTGTDFLGHADSAFWVLIIMDIWRSMGFYAVLLFAGLVDIPDEIIESARLDGAGGWSLVRRIILPLSAPVLLSSVIFSINGTLKVFDSVVALTNGGPGNATTPLTLYMFQTAFTYGDYGYGSTIALMLTILCLIVTVFIFRGSRRDLTKA
- a CDS encoding carbohydrate ABC transporter permease — its product is MTAVTDELDRDVTFKRPTEERKGGAGRFLRRLPMNIVIVLLLIIEIYPLIWILLGSFKTQDEFLNDPFWTLPSSWDLANYASAFTTGNLGRYILNSVLTVFPALFITLAIGVAAAFALEILVWKGRGTILLLFLAGIMVPGQMVLLPLFSIYFNLQLTGTLWPLIITYTASGLPLTVFMVATYFRAVPREMFEAATLDGAGVFRQFWSIGVPVVRNAIFTVGLVQFFFLWNDLLIALTFTNSEDLRTIQVGLLNFTGQYGQIQYGPLFAAICVSIFGTLLLYLFLNQRVMKGLAAGSVKG
- a CDS encoding lipoate--protein ligase family protein, yielding MHGEYKVPGGKLVVVDLEVVDGRIAQFRLAGDFFLEPDSALEAIDRAVNGLPAESDSKAIAAAVKEALPDGAILLGFSPEAVAVAIRRALAKATSWRDYDWQIVHAKAVSPQLHLALDEVLTAEVGEGRRGPTLRIWEWEEPAVVIGSFQSVKNEVDPENAEKYGVQVVRRITGGGAMFMEAGSVVTYSIYAPADLVQGMSFADSYAYLDEWAIIALKSLGIDAVYQPLNDIASPSGKIGGAAQKRLGSGAVLHHVTMSYDIDGQKMTEVLRIGREKISDKGITSAAKRVDPLRSQTGLSRAEIIEQMKLTFRNLYGATDGDITDAEYEAAERLVEEKFATDAWLYRVP
- a CDS encoding MFS transporter, whose product is MFRSLAGINYRIWAAGALVSNVGTWMQRTAQDWIVLTQLTDNNAAAVGFVMALQFGPQLLLLPVTGWAADRLDRRKLLMATQGAMGLLGLGLGLLTVTGVVQLWHVYVFALLLGAVAAFDAPARQTFVSELVAGPNLSNAVALNSASFNAARLLGPAVAGLLTAAVGAGWVFLINAATFAAVLISLMTLRRDKLYRNERASRSRGSLVDGFRYVRHRPDIVVILIMVFLIGTFGLNFPIFISTMSVSVFHQGAGEYGVLSSIMAIGSVVGALLSARRERPRVALLFAGAAFFGAGCALAAVMPTFWLFALALIAIGVSSQTLMTTANGTVQMTTDPVLRGRVMAIYMAIFMGGTPVGAPIVGWVADTFGPRWAMGVGAASGFLAALVGVFYLVKYRGLRVRFTGMVPRVELTPRETAREELEEAEATATRAS
- a CDS encoding alpha/beta fold hydrolase — encoded protein: MREFPTDDGVRIFFTHHPAPQPRAAVQLAHGVGEHAGRYLPLIEHLVANGFTVYADDHRGHGRTGMTQWSDDATKLGRLGPGGLRAAVDDLHRFGRLIREENPDLPLVLLGHSWGSLMGQMLLNRYSDEYDAAVLSGTAYRMIGSMNSGDLNKRFAHLGTTGAEWLSRDPAVAQAFVDDPLTTLVPLQKLFGLVDAARLLGRPARSLARDLPLLIQIGSDDPLGGEVSARRLERAYRERSGLTDVTTIVYAGARHEVYNETNREEVFADLTAWLSARIPART
- a CDS encoding MarR family winged helix-turn-helix transcriptional regulator; translated protein: MATRNTSLDLSSALRIAVARLSRRLRAEKEDDELSDTQTSILAFLVREGGGTLGTLSEHERVKPPSMNRTVNHLEAAGYVRRTADAADGRKVVVVPTEAGHALVGETRRRRDAWLHQRLRTLTAEQRATLAEAATIMRELADS